One Cucumis sativus cultivar 9930 chromosome 1, Cucumber_9930_V3, whole genome shotgun sequence DNA segment encodes these proteins:
- the LOC101207267 gene encoding uncharacterized protein LOC101207267, with protein sequence MDESGSETEIKGVKEALGAGQQLLQKLYLELDKEREASASAASEALSMILRLQEEKAAMKMEASQYQRMAEEKISHAEEYLTSFEEMILQKEMEIASLEFQVQAYRYKLLSLGCPDLGPCEPRFADKSLLQKEVSSAESGVSGKVRRAKSLPPTQFDELYDREDAAETETFEVLKPDCHPNIVERPNHCSWEQIEILDEQIKEISDSRGSSEDRSESLNIGMGVCPSSIHDKTDESRAVKPDVSPKCSSSSSVQDIYEIPEADMDFKGCRNRIQLQKKFLFEGENGLGNPEPMPIEPFKLHHKGEQTKAKKASSCKSQKNKSPKLRRGKAIGSSAISARQQIDEIVAESQPFQQLCHIIEKLEQNKTSARQEITGTGVGELLKEIQEQLNSIQSEMKSLQIKQRPAQKNSLFDLLQEAMLHCWF encoded by the exons ATGGATGAAAGTGGTTCTGAAACTGAGATAAAAGGTGTAAAAGAAGCACTTGGAGCTGGTCAACAGCTTCTTCAGAAGCTTTATTTAGAGCttgataaagaaagagaagccTCAGCTTCTGCAGCAAGTGAAGCCTTGTCAATGATTCTTCGTTTGCAAGAAGAAAAAGCTGCTATGAAGATGGAAGCAAGTCAATATCAGAGAATGGCAGAGGAAAAAATTTCTCATGCTGAAGAGTATCTTACtagttttgaagaaatgatACTTCAAAAAGAGATGGAAATTGCTTCTCTTGAATTTCAAGTCCAGGCTTATAGATATAAACTCTTGAGCTTGGGTTGTCCTGATTTAGGTCCCTGTGAACCTAGGTTTGCTGATAAATCTCTACTTCAAAAGGAGGTCTCTAGTGCTGAATCTGGTGTAAGTGGCAAGGTGAGAAGAGCAAAGTCGTTGCCTCCGACTCAATTCGATGAATTGTATGACAGAGAAGATGCTGCAGAAACGGAGACATTTGAGGTTCTTAAACCAGATTGCCACCCGAATATTGTGGAACGTCCTAACCATTGTTCGTGGGAACAGATCGAGATCTTAgatgaacaaataaaagaaatatctgATTCTAGAGGAAGTAGTGAAGACAGATCTGAAAGTTTGAATATTGGGATGGGTGTTTGCCCCTCAAGCATTCATGATAAAACTGATGAGTCGAGGGCAGTTAAGCCTGACGTAAGCCCGAAATGTTCTAGTTCATCAAGTGTTCAAGACATTTATGAGATCCCAGAGGCTGATATGGATTTTAAAGGTTGTCGAAATCGGATCCAACTTCAGAAGAAGTTTCTTTTTGAAGGTGAGAATGGACTAGGAAATCCAGAACCAATGCCGATTGAACCATTCAAACTGCACCATAAAGGTGAGCAAACCAAGGCAAAGAAAGCTTCTAGTTGCAAAAGCCAGAAGAACAAATCACCAAAGCTAAGGAGAGGGAAAGCTATAGGATCGAGCGCAATTTCTGCTCGTCAACAAATCGATGAAATTGTTGCTGAGTCTCAACCTTTTCAACAACTATGCCACATAATAGAGAAGCtcgaacaaaacaaaactagtGCAAGGCAAGAGATTACTGGTACAGGGGTAGGGGAGCTGTTGAAAGAGATACAAGAACAGCTGAATTCTATTCAATCTGAGATGAAAAGTTTGCAAATCAAGCAGCGCCCTGCACAGAAAAACTCCTTGTTCGATCTTCTACAAGAG GCAATGCTACACTGTTGGTTTTGA
- the LOC101220529 gene encoding AUGMIN subunit 8, producing MDVCESGRAFRKYTVEAAATTPRQPLVPAAKNNEVATRSPSRSKNNPSSPSSLSGPRRCPSPSITRPVSASSQSVLKRAQSAERKRPSTPPSPPSPATPIHGTPADVQLLSKRVIGGRTESLWPSTMRSLSVSFQSDTISIPVCKKEKPVLSSPSDRTLRPSSNFSSKQAETQAVSRKHTPERKKSPLRGKNGYGQSENSKPVDGSRAQFVDHQRWPSRVGAKASSNSLKCTVDLTDKRVPSLHKSLRGSGLSSTRATTGEIVNKPLQKSTSGVARLSYVDGRSREEFDANSANDNSMQESAANKVVSSSVAGIKITANRVGRYDSPTLCPRPSSPSKTPVLSSVARGVSPSRLRPSTPPPQGISSSRIKPSNSTQSNASTSVLSFIADYKKGKKTASYIEGAHKLRLLYNRHLQWRCANARAEVVLHNQEVIAEKTLLGVWTTTLNLWDSVIRKRINLQQLKQELKLISIMNDQMRCLNEWAVLERIHNQSLSGVIDDLESSTLRVPVTGGAKADAGSLNGAICSAVEVMQAMGSSICSLLPRVKVMQTLVFELTIVAAQEKAMLDECIALLASRAALQVEEQSLWTHLIQMKQGLENVSQF from the exons ATGGATGTATGCGAATCGGGGCGGGCATTTAGAAAGTATACAGTAGAAGCAGCAGCAACGACGCCAAGACAACCGTTGGTTCCTGCAGCAAAGAACAATGAAGTTGCCACACGGTCTCCCTCGCGTTCCAAGAACAACCCATCTTCACCTTCATCGTTGTCTGGACCTCGGCGTTGCCCATCACCAAGCATCACGCGGCCGGTTTCTGCATCTTCCCAATCGGTTCTTAAAAGAGCTCAATCAGCAGAAAGGAAGCGACCCTCCACACCCCCTTCTCCTCCAAGCCCAGCCACACCAATTCACGGTACACCTGCAGATGTACAGTTGCTATCGAAAAGGGTGATTGGTGGTCGAACTGAGAGTTTATGGCCCTCTACGATGAGAAGTTTGAGCGTCTCATTCCAATCTGATACAATTTCTATTCCTGTTTGTAAGAAGGAAAAACCCGTGTTATCTTCTCCTTCTGATCGAACTCTGAGGCCTTCGTCTAATTTCTCATCTAAACAAGCTGAAACGCAAGCTGTTTCACGGAAGCACACGccagaaagaaagaagagtcCTCTTAGAGGTAAAAATGGGTATGGTCAATCAGAGAATTCCAAGCCAGTTGATGGGTCACGGGCCCAATTCGTAGATCATCAGAGATGGCCAAGTAGAGTTGGTGCGAAAGCATCTTCCAATTCATTGAAATGTACTGTGGATCTCACCGATAAAAGAGTCCCAAGCTTACATAAGTCACTCCGAGGAAGTGGTTTATCTTCTACAAGGGCAACTACTGGTGAGATTGTGAACAAACCTTTACAGAAATCCACCAGTGGTGTTGCGAGGTTATCATACGTTGATGGAAGGAGTAGGGAAGAATTTGACGCAAATTCAGCTAACGACAATTCAATGCAGGAATCTGCAGCTAACAAGGTCGTCTCTTCAAGTGTAGCAGGCATTAAAATAACAGCTAACCGAGTTGGGAGATATGACTCGCCTACTCTTTGCCCACGTCCATCTTCACCTTCCAAGACACCAGTATTATCCTCTGTTGCTAGAGGAGTTAGTCCATCTCGTTTAAGACCATCAACTCCACCTCCTCAGGGAATTAGTTCATCGCGAATTAAACCTTCAAATTCTACTCAATCCAATGCTTCAACTTCTGTCCTTAGTTTCATAGCAGATTAtaagaagggaaagaaaacGGCGAGCTACATAGAAGGTGCTCATAAGCTACGGCTTCTATATAATAGACATCTGCAGTGGAGATGTGCTAATGCACGGGCCGAGGTTGTCCTTCATAATCAGGAGGTGATAGCAGAG AAAACTCTTCTTGGCGTATGGACTACAACATTAAATCTTTGGGATTCAGTGATCAGAAAAAGGATCAATCTCCAACAGCTGAAGCAAGAGCTCAAATTGATCTCTATTATGAATGATCAA ATGAGGTGCCTCAACGAATGGGCTGTGCTTGAAAGAATTCATAATCAATCCTTATCAGGTGTCATAGATGATTTGGAGTCGAGCACTCTTCGTGTTCCAGTAACTGGAGGGGCTAAA GCAGATGCTGGTTCTTTAAATGGTGCAATTTGTTCGGCCGTTGAGGTGATGCAGGCAATGGGATCCTCCATTTGCTCTTTACTCCCAAGG GTGAAGGTAATGCAGACGTTAGTTTTTGAACTTACTATTGTCGCAGCCCAAGAAAAAGCTATGCTTGATGAATGTATAGCATTGTTAGCATCAAGAGCGGCTTTGCAG GTTGAGGAGCAGAGTTTGTGGACACATCTCATACAAATGAAACAAGGATTGGAAAATGTCTCCCAGTTTTAG